The sequence below is a genomic window from Synechococcus sp. PCC 7335.
GTTCAAATCCCCGTTCTGACTCAGCGGTTGGAAAGACACTTAGCCAAGGTTGTAAGCGGTTCGCGCTAACCCACGGCAGCAGAATCAACCGCAGGTTGTTGAGCCAGTTCTTCCAGCCTTGTTCTATCTGCCACTCTCTCCATACTCGCTATCGGCCAGCACTAACTCAAACTCGAAACCAAAATCACACAGCCATTGAACCATTGCCGCTGCTATCTTTGGTTTGGTGACGTGGCACTTGTCTGCCTTCAGTCGTGCTTTGGGTTTGTAGACCTCGAACGTGAGTGAAAACGTTGTGTTGTCTATCACGCCGTAGGCATTGACTGAGACGATACCGTTTTCTACCTTGCCGAGGTTGCCAGTATAGGGGTAGGACCCCGAGTCGCTTTGCGGCACTAGGGAATGCCTACTAAGACAATTGACGCTCAACATAGTCAGTCGTACGCCCTTTCTTGCGGTCGCCAGTGCCGTCTATCACTAGCGTCAGCTTGCGACCTTTCAACACCTTCAGTATGAGTTCTAAACGCCACTCTCTCAGTTGTTTAGCCTGCCACGGCGAATGGACAAGAAACTGTTGTAGCGACTGAGCATTAGGTAGTCCGTTCACTTAGCGATCGCCAGTAGTGACTTGCGTGGCAGCTCAGCTATCGCGCCAACGTGCAGGTGCTTGAATTACGCCTAGTTAACGCTTGATCCGATCACGTAGATCCGCCAAGTCTGTATACGAGTCAGCTATGTCAATTAAGCTATCGCTTGTCATAGACTGTAGGCTAACGACCTCAATGAATGTACCGCGCTGACTTAACACCTGTAGAGCGTAGGCTAGGTTACCATCACCACCTAGCAATGTGATGTTTGAGCAATACTCTGAAATACGCATCATGTCGACAGCCATCTCTACATGCATATTTGCCTTACGAGAGCCGTCGGGTAGATTAGTGAGTTCTTTACTGACGACGCGATGACCATGGCGGTTTAGCCATAGCAAAAAACCACGCTGCTTTTCATTTTGAGGATCCACGCCTGTATAGAAATACGCTCTTAGCAGACGACGACCTCTGACCAAAGAGGTTAGGAGACGCCGGTAGTCTACTTCTATGTTTAGATGAGAAGCTGCATAGAAGAGGTTGGAGCCATCAATAAAGATGGTAATGAGATCGTTACTTTGGACCACAGCTTGAGAATTCTCTGACAGGTTAGGTTGAGACTTGCTGGTCTTTCTATCTAATTTAAGGGAGTTGGCGGTAGTATCACGAGCCCTTTTTCTACTTGATGTTTTGGGGGGCTCAGGCGAAGAAGCGCTATCGCTACTCCGCTTAGAAGAGAAATCAGACGATGGAGGTCGAGAGGGAGTACTCGGTTTACTAATAATCTTTCTTCTAGAGCGGGCCTTTCTGGCTACATCTGTGCTTGATGGCTTGTCAGAGGATTGAGCAGTGATTTCCTTTGAAGGAGCAGGGGCTAAAGAGGTAGAGGGCACTAAGGCGAATTCGTCAACACCGACCTCCAACTCAGTTTCGGCCCTTACCACAGAGCTGTCGATAGCATCAGCCTTGTGGTTGAACATCTCATTTTGGTTGGCATCACGACTGTTGCGCTCGTCAGCTTTTCTCATGTCAGACTGAGGCGTTACCTCTGTTTTGGCTGAGTTAGTATCAGATATCTTCAATGGGACTCTAGATATATCAAAATGTTGCGAACTTTAACATCGTAATGGGTGAGTACTTACCTTTCTAAAATGTCAGCAAATAATTTAATGAATGCCCAAGGATACGACTACTAGAAGAGCATGAGACGATTTACACAGCTGTTTTTAGATGTAGATGCCACCACGTCGACGAACGCAAAAGTGAACGCTATCCAGCAGTACTTTCATGACGAGAGTCCGAGAAATGCCATATGGGCGCTTTACCTGCTGATGAGCAAAACTCGCAAACGGCTGATCACCTCTCGGGTGCTGCGCGAGATATTTTTACAGATCTCAGAGATACCAGAATGGCTGTTTGAAGAGAGTGCGTCGCATGTAGGAGATACCGCAGAAACGATCGCGTTACTACTACGTGATACCCCGATCGAATCAACGGGAACTTCAACAGCCGGAGGCGAGACCCCTTTATACGAGTGGATGGAATCGGTAATTCCCCAGGTAAAGGAGATCAAGGACGAGCAAAGCGATCGCCTCAAGCATCTAGTCATTGACTGGTGGGCCAATTTACAAGATGACGAAATTTTTGTGCTGAACAAGGTACTCACCGGTGCTTTTCGAATGGGGGCAAGTGCAAAGCTAGTGATCAAAGCGCTAGCAGCGGAGTATGGATTGAGCGAGGCGGTATTAACTCACCGGCTGATGGGCAACATTGAGACGACTAGCGAGTTCTATCAAGCTTTGATCGATCCGGATGAAACAGATGCGAGTCCAAGCCGACCTTATCCCTTCTTTCTCGCAGCGCCCATTGATGTTGAGAAGTTTGCTACTGAGCCGATGGACCACTGGCAGGCAGAGTGGAAATGGGATGGTATTCGTGCGCAGCTTATCTACCGGCAAAATCAGCTATTTACCTGGTCGCGTGGAGAGGACTTGATTACCCATCAGTTTCCTGAATTTGAGGCGGCAATCGGTGTGATGCCTGAGGGAACCGTGTTAGACGGAGAGATTGTCTGTTGGGACGGTGAAAAACCGCTGGACTTTAACTTTTTGCAGAAGCGGCTTGGGCGAAAGCGGGTGACCAAAAAGCTAATGGCAGAAAACCCGGTACACTTCATTGCTTACGACTTACTAGAAAAGGCGGGTAAGGATATTCGAGAGATGCCTTTGCAAGCAAGACGAGCAGCAATGACAGACCTACTCGATCGGCATCCGACTGAGGTCATTAGCTATGCAAAGCCGCTGACGTTCAAAACGTTTGAGGCATTAGAAGATTGGCGATCGCAATCGAGAGATCAGGGCGCAGAAGGTCTAATGCTAAAAGCGCTAGACAGTCCTTACTTAGTTGGTAGGAAGCGCGGCTACTGGTGGAAGCACAAAGTGGATCCAATGACATTAGATGCCGTGATGATTTATGCCCAGGCAGGCACTGGTAAGCGCTCTAACCTTTTTACTGATTACACATTTGCGCTGTGGAAAGGCGATACGCTAGTGCCCTTTACCAAAGCCTATTCTGGTCTAGACAATGCTGAAATTGAAAAACTAGACCGATGGATTCGCCGACATACGACTGAAAAGTTTGGCCCTGTGCGTTCGGTCGAGCCGTTCCATGTCTTTGAGATTGGCTTTGAGGGTATTGCCGAATCGAAGCGGCATAAGTCGGGAATTGCCGTACGGTTTCCTAGAATTTTGCGCTGGCGTACAGATAAACCAATGGCAGAAGCGGATACGTTAGAGAGTGCGATCGCGTTGCTAGACAACCGGGTTTTGACTTCATCGAACGCTTCTACGAAATAACCGTAAGCTGAGATATAGCCATCCGGTATAAAAAGCGAAAAGCTGCACTAGCGGTCGAACTAACCCGAACAAGGAGAAATAGAATAGGGTTAGCAATGCTCTAATGCGTGGTTACAGCGATGGATAAGGCGTTTGTTCGAGAGACTGCGGCTGTTGATAAAGTTGAGCAGATAGCCGAGCTCAAAGCGTTCATCCGTAAGGAACGAGATGCGCGTCAGGTGAAGAAGGCGCTGGCGGTCAAACTGTTGTACGAAGGGCACGGCTATCAAGGCGTCGTCGATGTTCTGAATGTATCGCTCGGCGCTATCAGCGAATGGAAGCAGTTGTACGAAGCGTCCGGGCTAGCTGGGTTTGTTCCCCAGCACAAGGGCAAGAAGAGCTTTCTAAGTGGTGCTGAGAAAGCAGCGGTGCTGGCTTGGCTAGGTAGCAAACGTATCTGGACGCTCGGCGAGCTAGAGAGTCATCTGGCAGAAGACTACGATGTGGTCTATGCCTCGAAACAGAGCTACTACGACCTGTTCGAGTCAGCGGGTATCACCTGGAAGAAGACAAGCAAAGTCAACCCGAAGGGCGATGCTGAGGCGGTGGCGGCAAAAAAGCCGACATCGAGCGCTGCTTGGCGCACTACCGAGACGAGATAGGGCGTGGGCAGCTCAGAGTGCTGTTCATGGATGAATGTCACCTGATGAGTGCTGACCTGGAAGGCTACGTTTGGGGTACTAGAGGTCAGCGCGTCGAGGTGCCGATTGTGAACGAACGCGACCGGCAAACTTACTACGGTGCGCTCGACTTGCTGAGCAAGCGCGTGTTGTTTGGGGCTTACGGCGCTGGCAACACGGCTAACACCATCGCCTACTTGCGGTACTTACAAGTGCAGTTCCCACAGCAAAGACTACTGTTGCTATGGGATGGGGCGAGCTACCATAGAGCTCATGAGATTCGAGACTTCCTAGCACGGACCAACGACGGCCTACCAGCGTCGCAGTGGCCGATTCACTGCATTCAGTTTGCGCCCAACGACCCGACTCAGAATCCGATTGAAGATGTTTGGCTACAGGCAAAGAACAGTGTGCGACGATTGGCAGGACTGAAGCCATCATTCAAAGGCGTCAAGTTCTTGTTCGAGCAATTCTTGTCGCTGGAAGTCTTCGACTTTCCCAAGATGCACATGTACGGCTCGTTTTCACAAATCATCTAGGATGGCTATAGAGCTAACGTGAGCTAAAACCCTAGCGCATTCTAATTTCGCCGCGCTCTCTAATCTGCTTGGATTGGGTCGGAACGGTAAGCTGACAGATCCAGTCACCCGTTTTACCGGTTAAAAAAGGAACGATACTGCCGTCACTTGCCAAAATACGATTGCGATCACGACAGTTGTATAGCTCTAGTGGCTGCTTGACGCCATCTATACTAACGATAGTGCGATATTCCCAATAGCTTTTGGCGCTGCGGCGAATACTATTAACACAGACCCGATGACCATTGAAGAGTTGGCAGATATCTTGCTCGGCAGACGTATTAACCACGTTTAGTAACCACACGGCAAAGGGAAGCGCTAGCATCGCAATGACCACGGCCCACCAAACCGATAAAAACTTATCAACAAGCAGAGATTTCAAGGAGAGCATTAACGCAGTGCCAAGAGCTTTGAGCTTTTTTGGAGCTTTCCTAAGAGTCTACCGCTTTCTTTAGCTTGAATGTATAGCAGCCTGTTTGTATAGCAGCCATCATTTGCAGCTTCGGACAGTTGCTAAAATGACCGTTCTCAATTCTCTTCAGTCTACAGGCACTCGCTAGCTTTATACTTGCTAGCCCTGCACCCTAGCTCTACTCGCTCTGCTGAGTTTATCGCCCGCAGAGTTCTGTCTCTTCTCATGCATGGCAGCAACCTTTGCTCTGAACCTTTCTTCTATTACTACTTCTAAACCTATCATCTGACTCTAGTCATGACTGCTCAAACCATTCCCGTTTTAGACCTCAAGGATTTCAGTTCAGAAGATGGCAGCGGTAAGCGCGAGGCCTTTGTTTTAGCCTTGGGGGAGGCGCTCTGCGATCTAGGTTTCTTCATCCTAGTCAATCATGGTATAGAGCAGCGCTTGATCGATACAGCCTACGGTGCGGCGGAGGCTTTTTTCGCGCTGCCTGAATCAACAAAGGCACAATATGCGATCGCTCAGATGAAAGGTCAGCGCGGGTTCACTCAGTTTGGTAAAGAACATGCCAAAAACAGTACCGCTCCTGATCTTAAAGAGTTTTGGCACCTGGGCAGAGAGCGACCTACCGCTCACCCTGTTGGATATCCGAACAATCTATGGCCCAAAGAAGTCCCACAGTTTCGACCCACTATGACGGCTCTATTCGACCAGCTCGAAACCTGTGCCTGTCAGCTTATGCAGGCTTGCGCTCAATACCTACAGCAGCCTGAAAGTTTCTTTTCCAAGCAAGTAACCGAAGGCCAAACTATTCTGCGAATCATTCACTACCCCCCTATCCCAGCGGATGCTATTCCGGCTAGCCAGCGCGCTGCTCCTCACGAAGATATCAACTTAATCACCCTGCTGTGCGAAGCGACAACGCCTGGACTAGAGTTACTTCAATCGAACGGAGAATGGCTGCCCGTACATAGTGCGCCTGGAGAGATCATCGTTGATACGGGTGATATGCTGCAGTCACTGAGCAACGGTCTTCTCAAAAGCACCACTCATCGCGTGACTAATCCGACTAGCAGCCGCGATCGCCGCTTTTCGATGCCCTTTTTTGTTCACCCTCGCCCAGATTTTGATCTCACACCACTTTCTAGCTGTATCGAAAGAACTGGCGGCAACCAACTCTTTCCAGCTCAAACTGCCGAAGAATATTTGCAACAGAGATTGAAGGAGATTGGCCTAGCCTAATGTCTTAATTCTCTCAACCGGACGAATACAAGTCATAATCGATCATAGCCCGCTTAGCGACACGAACTGTTGTTATGGATTTCTCCTCAGCTATTCCTACCTTCGTAGTCACGCTTAGAGAAGGTGTAGAAGCAGCCCTAGTTGTCGGCATTGTCCTTGCTTGCCTGAACAAAGCAAACCGTACCGAACTGAACAGGTGGGTATACGCAGGCGTAGCCGCGGGTATTGCAGGTAGCGTATTGATCGGTATTTTCCTAGGCCTTACCCTGGTGCAGGTACAATACACTGCCCCTGCCCTTCAAGGATTGCTTAAGCCATTACTAGGCGTTCTTTTTGGTAGCGTAGCTATTGTCATGCTGAGCTGGATGCTGATCTGGATGACGCAGCAAGCTAGGAATATGAAAGGAGAAGTAGAAGGATCTTTGAAAAATGCTTTAGCTGACTCAGAAGGGGCAAATATTAGCGTCTTTAGCCTGGTATGTATTGCGGTATTGCGCGAAGGCTTCGAGACTGTTCTTTTTCTATTTAGTAACTTAGAGCAAAGCCTAGCTGGCATCAGCGGCGCTATAGCTGGCCTTAGTGGCGCGTTCTTGATCGGCATTGCCCTCTTTAAATTTGGCGTGCGGATTAACCTCAAACTATTCTTTCAAACAATGGGTGTTTTTCTGTTGTTGATCGTGGCCGGACTAGTCGTCTCCGTCTTCAAGAACCTAGACGCTGCCTTCACGGCCATTAGCATGCTCAAGCCCGAACTAGATTTGTGTATCAGCAATCAATCGTGCATCCTAGGTCCGCAGTTATGGGATGCCAGTGGATTCTTACCTGACAAACGCTTTCCTGGTATCTTGCTCAAAACGCTATTGGGCTATCGCGATCACATCTATTTACTACAGGCGATCGCCTACGCCAGCTTCTTAATAGGTGTAGGCAGTCGCTACTTCCGTAGCCTTGGCATCCTCGACCAATCTCGTCAGATTGAGCGAGCAACTAATCAGTGACAAGTCCACAAAAAAATATAGCGTTTCTCAGGTTCATTCGAGAAACGCTACAGCCTTTCATGAGGTGCTCGGTGAGCATAAAGAAAGGATTAGCTTCAGGCTATGCAGCTATAGGGGCTTAGACATGGGCTTAGTTCAAAAGAACGTTGAAGCAGAACCAGCCTAAACCTTTTTTAGCCAGCTAAACATTGCTCGCAAGTCCTTGCCGACTTCCTCGATTGGATGCTCAGCTTCGATCCGCCGGGTGGCATTAAATCCAGCATTACCAGATTGAGCCTCCAGTACAAACTCGCGCGCAAACTGTCCAGTCTGAATCTCCTTCAAGATCTGTTTCATAGTTGCTTTAGTATCTGCGGTGATTACCCGAGGCCCCCGCGTATAGTCGCCGTATTCAGCGGTATTAGAGATGCTATCGCGCATCTTGGCTAGACCCCCTTCAACGATCAAATCTACAATTAGCTTGACCTCGTGTAAGCATTCGAAGTAAGCAAGTTCGGGCTGATATCCGGCTTCAGTCAAGGTCTCAAACCCTGCCTTGATGAGTTCACTGAGGCCGCCACAGAGTACTGCCTGCTCACCAAAAAGATCTGTTTCGGTTTCTTCGCGAAATGTAGTTTCTAAGATACCAGCGCGGGTGCCGCCGATTCCTTTGGCATAGGCCATCGCCAAATCGCGAGCTTGACCAGACGCATCCTGATACACCGCAAATAGTGCTGGAACACCTTGGCCTTGTTCATAAGTGCGGCGAACCAAATGGCCAGGGCCTTTAGGCGCAGCCATTACTACGTCTACATCTTCAGGAGGAACAATTTGGGCAAAGTTGATATTAAAACCATGCGCAAACGCCAACACGTTTCCAGCTTCTAGGCCAGGCTCGATGCTTTCCTTGTAGACGCTGCGCTGCACTTCGTCCGGCAGCAGAATCATTATCAAGTCGGCGACTTTTGCCGCATCAGCAACTGATTTGACCGCAAGCCCTTCAGCCTCAGCTTTAGCCTTCGAGCGACTGCCCTCATAGAGACCAACCACCACATTCACACCGCTGTCTTTGAGGTTGAGGGCGTGGGCATGGCCTTGCGAGCCATAGCCGATAATGGCCACCGTCTTGCCATTGAGCAAATCGAGGTTGGCATCGCTGTCGTAATACATTTTGGCCATGAGGAACAGTCTCCTTAACTGCGAGGTCTTCAGCTTTTTGCCTGAAGAGAGATGAATGAGGGTCAGCGTTTGATCTTATCAAACGGAGGGGTTGCGGGGTAGGGGCAGTAATATATACCTTTAGTCCTTGAATGGTGAGTCCTTAAATTAGATGGAATGATCAAGCGATCGCTCGTTATTGAGCTTCGGGCCCCGGTTGTTTCTCCAGCGATATTGATGTTGATATTCCCGGCGCTGCTTTGTGATCTCGTACAAAACTATTCCGGATGTGGTGCCTAAGTTAAGGCTCTCTATCATGCCAAACATAGGAATGCTTACACACAGGTCACTGTGCTCTACAGCTAGATCGCTAATCCCCATAGACTCATTCCCAAACCACACAGCTAGCTTGGTATATATCGTATAGTCAGCCTCATCTAGGACAGCGTTTTTTCTGCCCTTCAGATGTGGAGAGGTAACGATAGAGACAAAACGATTTTGTTCTAGGTGATCAATACAGGCTGCGGTACTGTCAAAGCGCTTAACGAAGCTCCACTTGATTGCAGAGACAGATGTTTTAGAAAGCGCCCTCTTCTCCCGCATTTCTTGCCAATCATCAGGCAACGCTTTCTTTGGGTCCACGATATAAGCCTTCTCTACACCAAGCGCGTTCACGTTCCTGATAATAGTACCGATGTTTTTGATATCGTTCGGGTTTTCAATCACCGCGATCAAATTCTTACATCTGTACTCTTTGATCTGGTCCGCACGCTGTCGGACAGAACGCTTCTGCTTGCCTGGTTCATTCATAAGCTTTTGATTCTTAGTGGCTCAACACATAACGATCTATAGCTTCGGCATGTGCTTGTGCCAATCAGTCGCCTGCTCATAGGCATGGCCGACTTCAAATAGCAAATCTTCACGCAACACATTACTCACGAGCTGTAGGCCAATTGGCATTCCGGCTTTGTCGAAACCGCAGGGTACACTCATGCCAGGTAGTCCGGCCATATTGACCGGAATCGTCATCAGATCGAGTAGATACATACTGAGCGGATCGTCTTTTTCTTCAATTTTGAAGGCGGTAGTTGGAACAGTTGGACTCAC
It includes:
- a CDS encoding transposase, with translation MLSVNCLSRHSLVPQSDSGSYPYTGNLGKVENGIVSVNAYGVIDNTTFSLTFEVYKPKARLKADKCHVTKPKIAAAMVQWLCDFGFEFELVLADSEYGESGR
- a CDS encoding transposase produces the protein MNGLPNAQSLQQFLVHSPWQAKQLREWRLELILKVLKGRKLTLVIDGTGDRKKGRTTDYVERQLS
- a CDS encoding NYN domain-containing protein, with protein sequence MKISDTNSAKTEVTPQSDMRKADERNSRDANQNEMFNHKADAIDSSVVRAETELEVGVDEFALVPSTSLAPAPSKEITAQSSDKPSSTDVARKARSRRKIISKPSTPSRPPSSDFSSKRSSDSASSPEPPKTSSRKRARDTTANSLKLDRKTSKSQPNLSENSQAVVQSNDLITIFIDGSNLFYAASHLNIEVDYRRLLTSLVRGRRLLRAYFYTGVDPQNEKQRGFLLWLNRHGHRVVSKELTNLPDGSRKANMHVEMAVDMMRISEYCSNITLLGGDGNLAYALQVLSQRGTFIEVVSLQSMTSDSLIDIADSYTDLADLRDRIKR
- a CDS encoding ATP-dependent DNA ligase produces the protein MRRFTQLFLDVDATTSTNAKVNAIQQYFHDESPRNAIWALYLLMSKTRKRLITSRVLREIFLQISEIPEWLFEESASHVGDTAETIALLLRDTPIESTGTSTAGGETPLYEWMESVIPQVKEIKDEQSDRLKHLVIDWWANLQDDEIFVLNKVLTGAFRMGASAKLVIKALAAEYGLSEAVLTHRLMGNIETTSEFYQALIDPDETDASPSRPYPFFLAAPIDVEKFATEPMDHWQAEWKWDGIRAQLIYRQNQLFTWSRGEDLITHQFPEFEAAIGVMPEGTVLDGEIVCWDGEKPLDFNFLQKRLGRKRVTKKLMAENPVHFIAYDLLEKAGKDIREMPLQARRAAMTDLLDRHPTEVISYAKPLTFKTFEALEDWRSQSRDQGAEGLMLKALDSPYLVGRKRGYWWKHKVDPMTLDAVMIYAQAGTGKRSNLFTDYTFALWKGDTLVPFTKAYSGLDNAEIEKLDRWIRRHTTEKFGPVRSVEPFHVFEIGFEGIAESKRHKSGIAVRFPRILRWRTDKPMAEADTLESAIALLDNRVLTSSNASTK
- a CDS encoding IS630 family transposase (programmed frameshift), coding for MDKAFVRETAAVDKVEQIAELKAFIRKERDARQVKKALAVKLLYEGHGYQGVVDVLNVSLGAISEWKQLYEASGLAGFVPQHKGKKSFLSGAEKAAVLAWLGSKRIWTLGELESHLAEDYDVVYASKQSYYDLFESAGITWKKTSKVNPKGDAEAVAGKKADIERCLAHYRDEIGRGQLRVLFMDECHLMSADLEGYVWGTRGQRVEVPIVNERDRQTYYGALDLLSKRVLFGAYGAGNTANTIAYLRYLQVQFPQQRLLLLWDGASYHRAHEIRDFLARTNDGLPASQWPIHCIQFAPNDPTQNPIEDVWLQAKNSVRRLAGLKPSFKGVKFLFEQFLSLEVFDFPKMHMYGSFSQII
- a CDS encoding isopenicillin N synthase family oxygenase, with translation MTAQTIPVLDLKDFSSEDGSGKREAFVLALGEALCDLGFFILVNHGIEQRLIDTAYGAAEAFFALPESTKAQYAIAQMKGQRGFTQFGKEHAKNSTAPDLKEFWHLGRERPTAHPVGYPNNLWPKEVPQFRPTMTALFDQLETCACQLMQACAQYLQQPESFFSKQVTEGQTILRIIHYPPIPADAIPASQRAAPHEDINLITLLCEATTPGLELLQSNGEWLPVHSAPGEIIVDTGDMLQSLSNGLLKSTTHRVTNPTSSRDRRFSMPFFVHPRPDFDLTPLSSCIERTGGNQLFPAQTAEEYLQQRLKEIGLA
- a CDS encoding FTR1 family protein yields the protein MDFSSAIPTFVVTLREGVEAALVVGIVLACLNKANRTELNRWVYAGVAAGIAGSVLIGIFLGLTLVQVQYTAPALQGLLKPLLGVLFGSVAIVMLSWMLIWMTQQARNMKGEVEGSLKNALADSEGANISVFSLVCIAVLREGFETVLFLFSNLEQSLAGISGAIAGLSGAFLIGIALFKFGVRINLKLFFQTMGVFLLLIVAGLVVSVFKNLDAAFTAISMLKPELDLCISNQSCILGPQLWDASGFLPDKRFPGILLKTLLGYRDHIYLLQAIAYASFLIGVGSRYFRSLGILDQSRQIERATNQ
- the ilvC gene encoding ketol-acid reductoisomerase — encoded protein: MAKMYYDSDANLDLLNGKTVAIIGYGSQGHAHALNLKDSGVNVVVGLYEGSRSKAKAEAEGLAVKSVADAAKVADLIMILLPDEVQRSVYKESIEPGLEAGNVLAFAHGFNINFAQIVPPEDVDVVMAAPKGPGHLVRRTYEQGQGVPALFAVYQDASGQARDLAMAYAKGIGGTRAGILETTFREETETDLFGEQAVLCGGLSELIKAGFETLTEAGYQPELAYFECLHEVKLIVDLIVEGGLAKMRDSISNTAEYGDYTRGPRVITADTKATMKQILKEIQTGQFAREFVLEAQSGNAGFNATRRIEAEHPIEEVGKDLRAMFSWLKKV
- a CDS encoding RNA methyltransferase is translated as MNEPGKQKRSVRQRADQIKEYRCKNLIAVIENPNDIKNIGTIIRNVNALGVEKAYIVDPKKALPDDWQEMREKRALSKTSVSAIKWSFVKRFDSTAACIDHLEQNRFVSIVTSPHLKGRKNAVLDEADYTIYTKLAVWFGNESMGISDLAVEHSDLCVSIPMFGMIESLNLGTTSGIVLYEITKQRREYQHQYRWRNNRGPKLNNERSLDHSI